GatctctgccatgggtcgaaactcactttgatccaaccgccgcccacaaccttggacggcactcttcaaaccacaTGCCCCTTGATATGTTTGcagactgtgacttgagcccactgtgtcccaggcacgcattcctttacagtatttctgctgttgttaagtgagcccacacaacataaAGTATGACATGAGGATTCGGTTGCTAAGTAACCGTcgtgcatgctcaacacagtgaatttcgacccatggcagaggtctcttctcCCATACTCGTCAATcaagcgaacgcaaaagaaaagagacctttcCTAGCAGGGAAAGAGGGGTCATGAGCTTTAGTTAGAGGAAAATGCTGGTCTTAGGGCATGGGGTGAGCCCCACTATGTCCCGGTAGGGGAGGGTGGGtggtgggggtggggggcggTACAGGGTGTTGACATTGACTAGTGCATATCAGTAGCCAACACTGCACACATTTACCTTTTGGAAGCCTCTTGTTTAGATCATGTGCAAACAACATGTTTGCCAGTTTGCTCTGGGCATAAGGTCCTGTCATATGATTCTGCTTTTGTGAATTACCCTTCTCAGCATAAATGTTCTCAAAGTCAATGGCAGCTCTCTTGGCCAAACTTGATGAGACCACCACAATCCGACTTGGCGCTGATTTCTCCAGAAGAGGCAACAACAAATTAGTCAGCAAGAAGTGCCCAAGATGGTTGACAGCAAAGTGAATCTCAAGTCCTGCTTTGGTCTTGACCATAGGGGGGTCCATATAGACACCTGCGTTATTGACCAAAACATCCAATCTCTCTTCCTCATTCAATATTTCCGCAGAAAAATCACGCACGGAAGTCAAAGACGACAAATCAAGACACTTGAGTACCAATACTGCCTCTTTGACCTGAGACCGAATGTCATCCGCCGCTTTTTGTCCTTTCTCGCGGCTTCTGCAAGCGAGGATCACTCGTGCTTGGCGTTTTGCAAGATCCAAAGCTACCTCTTTTCCTAAACCTGTGTTTGCCCCAGTGACGATGACAGTTTTTCCTTTCAAGGAAACATTATTTTTGCAGACCCCTCCGGCGAAATAGCTGCGGAGGCGATGGTAAATAAACGCCAATCCAGCCGTTATAACGGAGAGAACGACAACAGTGCTGTTTGCCATTTTGCTACCGTGTGTGTAAAAGATCCCTTGGACCTTCGTTACCAGTCTTTCTCGCTTTTCAAACATGGCGGGTTGTGGGCACGAGCATCATGAACACAAACACGACCTGTGTGAGTCTGAAAGAGGCGCTCAGTTTCATCTCTTTCAAAAGATTGACTTAATAAAACTTCAGTGTTTGAACGAAGCCGAGGAAGGTTccgcaaaaaatgtttttaaacctTGGGACGAACGACTGGACACAACGAAGTTTGTGCAAAGCGACGTGGACGAAGAACTCTTGTTTAATGTTCCTTTTGTTGGTCAAGTCAAGCTCAAAGGTATCGTAGTCATTGGAGGAGAGAATGGAGACCATCCGTCAAAGATGAAACTGTTCAAAAATCGCCCGTTTATGACATTCGATGATGCTACTGCGGAACCTGATCAAACGTTCGATTTGAACGAGGACCATGATGGAAGTTTGGAGTATACACCTAAGGTCACTCGTTTCTCCAGTGTCGAGCATCTTTCCATTTACTTTCCCAATAACTTTGGATCTGAAACAAGCAAGGTGTATTTTATCGGGCTGAAGGGTGATTTTCAAAAAGTACATCGCCATGGTGTAACAATTTGTACATACGAAGCAAAGCCTAACCCATCCGATCATAAAACTGGGACATTCGACAGTGTGCACCACCCTGTTAGTTAAAGATAGTATCATTGCCAAACAAAGCTAGGGTTTGGGAGATTCGCGACTTCGGAATTTTATGTAACTAAGAGAAGCAACCGGGTAATAACCGTGTTGTAGCCTTTGCGTTGAGATGCGAGGTTCCTCAAAATGGATACATATGAGGTGTCAGTATTTTTGGACTGCATCATTTTCTGATTGCGTTTGAATTTTTCTTCGTTCTTCATGGACAGTTCTATATAGTTGATGAAAAAAATGAGAGTTGGCTAAAAAATGAACCTGACCTATGTGTCTTAAGATGATGTAAAATATTACTAAGAATcaattttaaagaaatgaatATGTGTAGTAGTGATGTTGACGTGAGTGTCACGGTCAAACCGTGAGAGTTGGAAGGTCTGTGTTGTTTCAGACCATGCAGCAGGGCTGGCACAGTGGTGTGAGCGCTcacttccaccaatgtggccagggttcATATCCttgttcagtttgttggttcacAACTCTGTGCAgtgcaattgcagaataccccgcaacaTCTGACCACTATTGTTTTCCCTAGGCGGCCTTCTTTGAAGAACGAGTCAGAATACAGTAGAGGTTATTcgtattcaatgaaatgcaaagaaGTTGTGGGGTTTTCTGCAATAggtcatttccaagttcatgtctgcctcctcttcaaagctagtctaagtgcgaagtttttgtgatggtaattagttctactttacatatgaatgaaaactagttttcaataaatttcatctcAAATACGTTGCTCACGTGACCCGCATGCCGAACAACGCTTTGCAGAAACAGCTGGTCTACTGTGAACCAGCCCGTACAATCCGACGAGGAGGCAAAAATGTGAATTTCTGGGCTAAATTATCAGAGACTACTGGCATCGAAGCCGAACAACTACAAAAGACTATGTACGACAGGAACGATTTCAACAAGTGGATCGCAGATCGCTACGAGACGCATTCACGGCCAGCCAAATTCGTAAAGACGAGTAAGTGCTGAACaaatcgatcgatcgatcgagttttcaataacaaaaattccgcacttagactcgctttgaagaggaggcagatatgaactcggaaatggcctatttagcCCTCAACTCcaagagattttttttccaggtactctggtttaACCATGATTTGATTTGGTTTGCATTAATTTTAGTTGATTCGATTTGAAGTGTCCCCAATCAGTGCCTCAGCACTAGAAGACTAGAAGTTCCTTGTCTTGACCATAGAGAAAAATACCCACTCTTTTCCCTGCTTTCACCTGTATCCGTCTTCCTGAATCCTTGCACCCTTGATAGGTCCGTTGGGGTCATTTGAAGATTGAAATAGCTCTCTCTTGAAGAAATAACTTGAAGTCATGTTTCTAAACCGCTAACCCTCTCTGAGTTACTGTCTCAATCGTTTACAAAGATATGTCTTTATCCGGAGTACCAAGTGGCCAGAGCACGTTTTTACGTATTGCGGACCTATTTATTTGTAGATCCGGGATATCAGTATCCGAATTCCCGCGAAATTCGAGAAGGGCCTCGAAGTAGAGCCACACTATTGGAGGCAATATGGCTGCttcctttgaaagaaaatacaaatgcaTTTCTTTGTCTCTAACAGCATGAGTGAAAAGGATGAGGTGAGTATCTGCGCTTACAGGTTTGTCGAGGTGTGACTTGTAAATAAGTGGCCGGGTATGACGGAACTATTCatgcaaaaaaattattgaacccGTGTACATCATGCACTGCACGTATTAAGCTTACGTAAGCTTACTTAAACTTACAATGTAAGCTTATATTGTCGTAAACCACAGGTTGAATCATGAAGAAGCTAAAGTTTCAAACAAAAttggctaaattgcagaataccccgctaCACTAGCTATTCTGTACGGTGGCCGAGTGTGGCCATTAAAAGTGGGAACTCAAATTCAAAACCGATTTCCAAAAGTAACAATTCTAAACTGAAAGTCGATTGCTAAAGTGAAAACTTTAAATTCAAACTCACTAAGTGCAAAAGCCATTTCCATAATTGGCAATTCAAAAGCCATAATTGACATTCGACAACTGCGAATTCGCAGTTGTGAAAACGCAGTTCTCAATTCTCAGTTTCCACTTTGACCAAAAGTATGTTAAATGGTAAgccccaaaattaaactttacacCTTTTCTACGCAGGATTTACGTTACATCCTGCGCGTATTTCTTGTGGGTGTCttgctgttcacacccttacTGGAACGTGCTTTTGTACTATCACTTCATGTATATAACTAGTTACCTTTAGACATCTTGttagaatccctgatgaagtctgtttgatcagacgaaaccgatcggataataaacaaagttaacaagatcaaTTGCTGTGTGCTACTCACTAGTTTCATTTTAAGaattaaaagattaaaaaaataataataaattagcaaaaagttaggggaggggggaggggtgtggTCAAAGTGGAAACTGAGAATTGAGAACTACGTTTTCGCAACTGCGAATTCGCAGTTGTTGAATGTCAATTATGGCTTTTGAATTGCCAATTATGGAAATGCTTTTGCACTTAGTGAGTTTGAATTTAAAGTTTTCACTTTagcaatgggccctttgcagggtagtgatcacatggtacaaatccgccatacAGGGaagcaaattgcccactgggacatctaaaacaaagaaaattaagattaactagctttgttttagatgtcccagtgcgcaatttgcatcccagtatggcggatttgtaccatgtgatcactatcctgcaaagggcccattaacTTTCAGTTTAGAATTGTTACTTTTGGAAATCGATTTTTGAATTTGAGTTCTCACTTTTAATGGCCACGCTCAGCCACCGTAATTCTGCGTAGCTCTTACAAATGGCTACGCAGAAATGCGTTCGATTTAAGCAATACAGGatgttttctgtgtttccatagcctcatctaaacacgagggggagttgggagaattcgagacagttatgaaAACCCGACTTACccaagtgtttagatgaggctatggaaacacggaaaaaatcctctattgcttttataaaatattttgcaaagATAAATCGACAAATGagggaaaatgctggttttttacgtcttgattgaaacagattttcttgatacaagctcatatttcctatcagccaatcaaaacgtgcaTCTGAATACATAaccaaaatttgtgtgatgttacagccgtgtttccacactcttatctaaacacagctattgaccaatgagagtgtaggtactatcctaattatttaaTAAATATCAATATTTACACATTACTACGAGgttttatggttaaatttgaatattattttgtttagaaatctcccttgaaacttgtgagacaaagaaaacagaactgagccttGAAATATGACCACAAAGTCTCGTAAccatgcctgaatattgatataacAAACTCCGTCTCGGCCAATTGCTCTCTTGTCTACAGTTATTAGGCCTAGGCACTGATTCCAAACTGGTTAGCTTTCAGTTATTGTAGTGCTCGTCAACACTAATTACCTCTCAAGTAACTTCgctgaattatgaataaattacaactgAGTAAGTGCGTAGAATTTGAGTGAATTATGAATAGGTGACAACTTGAGTGgccgcgtagacgcgtagccaccttccagagaatttgagtgaattaTGAATAAGTGACAACTTGAGTGGCCGCGTTAAAGAGTCTTAAGCCTAAATAAATTTGAATATCCAGACGAACTCCACAAGTGCCAAAGTTTGTGActgtttaattttcattgttcctttctttcactatACAGGCTTCTTATTTACTATTGTTCTTTAAGTATTCATAGCTTGCAATTGTTAAATTACTTTGatttgataatgacgtttagcaAACGTCGAAACATTGTttcttaaaggcccaccttcaggcattgcgtgccatggaacaattttcatgttATGAAAGCTGAGATTTGTCCAATTAGATCGCTACAataagcaatgcaaatttccattgataacaaaaaaagagaaggtcgaaaagcctgtcagttgaaggtgggcctttaacaaagtttttagtatttttattaTGTTTACTGGTAGATATGTTTTATCACAGTTTTTtatagtaaaataattattgatagtAATATTGGAAAAGGACATCACAGGCTCactatgaaaacaaaaataacttgCTTATTGGAACTTTATTAGTATAGGTATAGCTAGTTAAGTATACAAAGGGAAGAGAATAGTACTTCAATGTCGATGAGCGCTCCTCGATCTCATAATGATGTGGATCCTGTTTAgtcatttatttcaaatttcaatgaaaagttTAGTTTTTCACTACTGTCAATCACTGTGGTGGATCAGGTCATTCAGGATAACATCAAGCGGTGTGACTGGCTTTAATTTTCACcttctttgttattttctgTTTCTAATAGTCAGCCATATTACTGCAGTACAAAATAGAAACATTACAAGAAGAACACAGTAATGAAAAGCTGAACGTACAGCAGACCATACAACTTAGTAGGTAGTCATTGTTGACAGCAGTAGGCAGCCAGCTACATGCTCTTTAGATATTGCACCTGCTTGATCTGCCATTCCagatacactgtacatgttttTGTAAGTTCGTAATGAAGGATTTGGGGGATTAAAACACAGATGAGCTTAGCTTGTTCCAAGCTCTCAGTTGGTAGGGATGAACGAAAAATGGTCCTGATAGAGGTGGAAAAAGTGAGCACAAGAAGGAGTATTGGGATTGCTGGCTTTTTCCTCAATCTGGACCATTTTTTCAATCAACCCCAACAACTGAAAGCCTGCAACGGGCCATTAGAGCAGCTGAGCCTTGAGGAGGCCAGTTTAAATAtttaccgtttttttttttttttcaggtcatAAGGAAACGTTTGCTAGAACTGGAAAAGAAACATGCAAGGGCTGTGCGAAAACTTCAGGTGGGTCTTCAGCTTGACAATTTGCTTATTTGAAAGCAGGGCTTATTCGGGGAAGTTTCTTTTTAGTAGttaaaattacatgtagctGGTCTGCAAAATGAAACTTGTTCAAAGCTCGATAtcattgtttacttttttccaaGAGGGCACAGTAATAAttgaatcctgcaatctgattggctcttcGCATGGTCCGGATTTTCCTACATGTATCTCTGGGCACGGTAACTCTCTGATAGCTTTTGGCCTTGACCTTAAGCCTCCATTTTTTTAACACCGAATCTGTTTACATGCAGAAGTTAGATTCAAAACAGATTGTATAATTAGACAAGAGAAttggaaacaaaaattactCTGAATTCAATAAagatatttctctttgaaacattTCAGTTTGTAAGTCACTTATAATAAGTGCATTTGCTATTAAGCGCGATGTGAATCAACAATAAtacaaaagtgatttcagagaggaagctAAGGGTCGGTACGAATAGCGAAAAACTGACCTTGGTCTTGAAAAAGCGGCCTGCAGCCTTgagcagcattttcaagaccttggTTACAGCTTTTCGCTATACAGACCTTCCAGCCAGCAAATaacatattaatttttatctttctaAGTATGCAAAACTCAAGAGTGTGTGATCTTCTGCTGGGTCTCTTTTGTTTCAAACTGTGTCTTTGCGAGTAATTCTATGTGCCCATGAACGCCAATGACAATCGACAAGGTCTCAATAAAGTACTTACCTTACACAACAGTCATAATGATGCAAGAAATTGTGTTCAGTATTAGATGTTAAATGCAGAATTGAGGAGTATAAGTCTAAAAGGTGAAATATCTTGTCAAAGTTGATTAAAATATCATCTTAAGgctttgcttgtttgtttgtttgtttttttaagagTGCTGAAAGAAGGAGGCAAAGGCGACAAACCTTTCATGGTTTTTCAGTTCAAGATGAGAACACCGACAGCTTGTCTGCTCAGAATACATCAAGTGCCTTGCCATATCATGAGGCATTAAATTCTCCAGATATCAAAAAACCAAGCTGTTTATCTACTCACAAGAAAAATTTTGGCAAAAATGTTACATTTAGGGAAACCTTTGATGAAGCCCTTTGTTCAGATGTCAAAAGGAACAGGAATGGCAATTCATATGATAATGAGACTGCACTGAGAGGATCACTGAAatcacaaatcaagtcaaattgcTCTTGTGAAAAATCAGAATTTGATGGTGAAAGTGATATTAAGTCCATGTATATTGATGCACCAAAGAAAAAATTACTAACATTGACCAGTGACTCTCTTGTTTTGTCAGATGATAAAAAGAGTGATGGAGTGGCTGTCACAGGAAATGAGGTTAATCCAAATGAGATGCAGGAACTTGAGGTCCAAGTTGTAAAAGATGATCTGGCTGACCATCTgtcaaatttgtcaaattgtGTTGAAGGAAGTGGTGATTGCACCCATGATGCTTGTTCACTTAGGTGTGATTCTGAAATGGAGTGTTCCGCAAAAGCAGTGAACGACCAAAGCATTGACACTTTCCATGAAAAAGGAACTGCAACAAATCAAAATTCTCATGATATTGCATCTAAAAACTTGAACCTTCTGACGGGCAGTTTCAACATGAATGGGAAAGATGGCCTTCAGGAAAGAGAGCCCAATAATAATTTTTCCACTCCGACAGAGAATTATAAAGATTGCTCTCCAATGGGAAACTGTCATTGGCTGAAATTATTTGAAGAAGAGTTTCCAAGGAGGTCTCCAAGACTACAAACAACACCAAACTTAAGATGCCAAGATGATACTTCTTATGTTGGCCATGTTGTTCGGccgagaaaaacaaaagaatcacATTCACAGAAATCAAGAGCAAAGAAAGAAGGCTATCAAAATAAGACAACTGAAACAACATCAACACCtaaaacaaaagacatttcTGTGCAACTTGGCTTAGCCAAAGGAAATATTTCAGATGATTTTATTTTTCCAAGGCCTTGTCTAGAACTTACAAAATCAGGTGGTCCTTTAGGAATAGTGGTAGATTTCTCTTTGCCTGATAAAGAGTTTGTGAAACTTAAGCTGGCTAAAGTCAAGAATGCTTTGCTAGCTGATAGGGAAAGCAGCAATGTCAGTTATACAAAGGGCGTGGCCCAAACACCTGTTAATAAATTAGGAGAAAATTCTAAACCCCAAGATGGAAAATCTGCAACtggagaaaaaagaaatgagGTTTATGAGCCAATGGAACATTATAAAACTGTTGAGATGGTAGAAAACTTAGAGGCAAGTGTTTCTCAAGGTGGTTTTGTGGTGTTGGATGATGAGATTAAATTAAGGGAGATTGAAATAAAATCCTCTGGAAACAAAGTAGAGAAAGTCAAGTCTGAAATAATTGTAAAAGAGGAGTCAACtacaatttttcttcaaagtaaCGAGCAATCAGGGTGTTACTCTTCCAGTGTGGACTATGACAGACTTCAAGACATGACCCCTGAAGATACATGTGTGAAAGCAAGCTCATCTTCAAAGCAGATATCACATGAGGGTgacagttataataataataaaaaggcAAACAGGATAAGCACTGGTGAAAATGATAAACTTAAAGAATTCAGCCATAAAGCTAGGACTGACATCAATGAATCATTAAAGGATAAAATAAGTCAACAGAAAACTGAAACTTCAGAAAATGGAAGTGGAAGGGAGTTTTCAAATCAGGGAGAATCTCCTGATCAGGCTTCAAAGACAAGAACTGGTGCAAATGAAAACTGTAGGTTATTAAATGTTTTATTTGACTCAGCTGCTCAAACAACACCAAGAAATTTGTGTGAAGAAGAATTTCACAATTCATTTCAAGGGGTTTCAAGTCCTCCTCCCACCAGAGAGCCATGCATAGGTGATCAAGCCACTCCTCATGGGAAGATGTGTGAGCCTCTTGAGAGCTCTCAGAGGTCACATTCATGTATGGTATCGGCAGAGGATTCAACACAACATCATGATGCTCCAGTTTCTATGACAATTTGTTTACAGGTATCAGTCAGGGCTTTCAATAAGAATTTCAGTAGGCGGCAAAACCGGAGGAGTAGGCGGAGAATGGACAACGCGCACCAGAGGCAGGAAATGTTTGAAATTTGGGGCTCTTAAAtgcatttcctgcattctggAGGCTCCTTTGAATTCTGTACAGCTGCGTGCGATGTGCAAAAAAATGTATGTCAATCACCGCCGAAATACTCAGATTTCCGGCCTCTCTTTTGATTTTCGTAAACAAAACTAATTCCTGATCCAAGGCTCATGTTCTGTTTGAATGTTTCTCATGTTACTTATAAAATTTGGGCAAATTTCCAAGGAAAAGTAGGCAGCAAGTCCACATGCAATAGCTGGCGAATTTCACCGGCCGCCagctcttattgaaaaccctgatcagttataatggtaataataataataataattataacaataataacaatcactAAAGATCGCAAGGTTGTTTAGCTGTGtacaagtgctctactaattggggagactacaaattaactgaaatcagaacaaatctacaaatcaaatcaacagTAACAACTAATATTGACTACCGTTCTTGACATACAGTGTATTCATCTTGAAAAATCATATACTATTAGTTACACGTATTATTTACCAGGGAGGGAGGCGGTAATAGTTGTTGACCCAACATTTCCTGATGCAAGGTTATGACTGTATATAACAATTTTGGCTTTTAATTGTCATTATAATAATTGCTTTTGCAATCTGTGCTGAAAATAACGTAAATTCTTCAACTGAGTTGACAGATCAAGATAATCGGAAATATTGCCTAAACAAGTTTATATTTCCCAGACTCAATGACTGGATACCAAACTTAATACTGTACTTCTAAGAGTAACTTTGTTATGAAGCTGTCAATACATTCTTTAGAGTACACATAGTTCTttgaaaatcaaattaaattatgTTTTATGAAAGGATACATGTGTCCCTCATTTCACAAGTTCAAACTGCACGCTAGATGTAATTTTCCAAATGTTCTGATGAATCCTTTGTCTGCATGGCATGGGTTGGGGAATTCTCACAacacaattttattttcaaatagcATTGTATAAATGGTGAAGACAACAAAGTGCGATCTCTTTCACTGTCATCATATGAGCCATCCCCAAGAAAAGCTACTTCATCCCTTGCACAGAATAAAAGAGATGTCTTAGCTGTATGTTTGGCTCATTTGGTGGTTATCTGGACATTGACACCTGGATTACAGTGGACTGTGATGCACAAGTGGAATCTTTCATTGGTAAGATAACATTGCAATtaacagtaccgctcaaaagtacGGTGTAAGTTACCACCCTTGTGTGATTTGCGTCGCA
The genomic region above belongs to Montipora capricornis isolate CH-2021 chromosome 8, ASM3666992v2, whole genome shotgun sequence and contains:
- the LOC138060273 gene encoding uncharacterized protein isoform X5; amino-acid sequence: MQELEVQVVKDDLADHLSNLSNCVEGSGDCTHDACSLRCDSEMECSAKAVNDQSIDTFHEKGTATNQNSHDIASKNLNLLTGSFNMNGKDGLQEREPNNNFSTPTENYKDCSPMGNCHWLKLFEEEFPRRSPRLQTTPNLRCQDDTSYVGHVVRPRKTKESHSQKSRAKKEGYQNKTTETTSTPKTKDISVQLGLAKGNISDDFIFPRPCLELTKSGGPLGIVVDFSLPDKEFVKLKLAKVKNALLADRESSNVSYTKGVAQTPVNKLGENSKPQDGKSATGEKRNEVYEPMEHYKTVEMVENLEASVSQGGFVVLDDEIKLREIEIKSSGNKVEKVKSEIIVKEESTTIFLQSNEQSGCYSSSVDYDRLQDMTPEDTCVKASSSSKQISHEGDSYNNNKKANRISTGENDKLKEFSHKARTDINESLKDKISQQKTETSENGSGREFSNQGESPDQASKTRTGANENCRLLNVLFDSAAQTTPRNLCEEEFHNSFQGVSSPPPTREPCIGDQATPHGKMCEPLESSQRSHSCMVSAEDSTQHHDAPVSMTICLQHCINGEDNKVRSLSLSSYEPSPRKATSSLAQNKRDVLAVCLAHLVVIWTLTPGLQWTVMHKWNLSLSGEEEFVSVQFVPLKSHVVLLVGGNFSTGTGRILGYSEEGDYSLDLINADEGKKPLFSSMCLLQRNLEPSVNELEDVELMIGGTASDKVTLTKWSLDGSCLLVEGSQTFGPLHSDTGLSSLQPVKGSHCLLLGITDVNLYLWNHKSFQLLRSFNLETLGLGGMFCLKVIAQRGLLFLMMASNSDQKHDFVNTNGDACSLYALNPKNSKVVCLERFCLSERVSVVGTNGQYIAAGIQGRGKVSMWNIRDSGRNATLNVFQDDQVSCIGCHQDMTLVAFGSINGCVHVFSLC
- the LOC138060273 gene encoding uncharacterized protein isoform X1, encoding MHFFVSNSMSEKDEVIRKRLLELEKKHARAVRKLQSAERRRQRRQTFHGFSVQDENTDSLSAQNTSSALPYHEALNSPDIKKPSCLSTHKKNFGKNVTFRETFDEALCSDVKRNRNGNSYDNETALRGSLKSQIKSNCSCEKSEFDGESDIKSMYIDAPKKKLLTLTSDSLVLSDDKKSDGVAVTGNEVNPNEMQELEVQVVKDDLADHLSNLSNCVEGSGDCTHDACSLRCDSEMECSAKAVNDQSIDTFHEKGTATNQNSHDIASKNLNLLTGSFNMNGKDGLQEREPNNNFSTPTENYKDCSPMGNCHWLKLFEEEFPRRSPRLQTTPNLRCQDDTSYVGHVVRPRKTKESHSQKSRAKKEGYQNKTTETTSTPKTKDISVQLGLAKGNISDDFIFPRPCLELTKSGGPLGIVVDFSLPDKEFVKLKLAKVKNALLADRESSNVSYTKGVAQTPVNKLGENSKPQDGKSATGEKRNEVYEPMEHYKTVEMVENLEASVSQGGFVVLDDEIKLREIEIKSSGNKVEKVKSEIIVKEESTTIFLQSNEQSGCYSSSVDYDRLQDMTPEDTCVKASSSSKQISHEGDSYNNNKKANRISTGENDKLKEFSHKARTDINESLKDKISQQKTETSENGSGREFSNQGESPDQASKTRTGANENCRLLNVLFDSAAQTTPRNLCEEEFHNSFQGVSSPPPTREPCIGDQATPHGKMCEPLESSQRSHSCMVSAEDSTQHHDAPVSMTICLQHCINGEDNKVRSLSLSSYEPSPRKATSSLAQNKRDVLAVCLAHLVVIWTLTPGLQWTVMHKWNLSLSGEEEFVSVQFVPLKSHVVLLVGGNFSTGTGRILGYSEEGDYSLDLINADEGKKPLFSSMCLLQRNLEPSVNELEDVELMIGGTASDKVTLTKWSLDGSCFHHLLNNRGLLFYSRLVEGSQTFGPLHSDTGLSSLQPVKGSHCLLLGITDVNLYLWNHKSFQLLRSFNLETLGLGGMFCLKVIAQRGLLFLMMASNSDQKHDFVNTNGDACSLYALNPKNSKVVCLERFCLSERVSVVGTNGQYIAAGIQGRGKVSMWNIRDSGRNATLNVFQDDQVSCIGCHQDMTLVAFGSINGCVHVFSLC
- the LOC138060273 gene encoding uncharacterized protein isoform X4 gives rise to the protein MHFFVSNSMSEKDEVIRKRLLELEKKHARAVRKLQSAERRRQRRQTFHGFSVQDENTDSLSAQNTSSALPYHEALNSPDIKKPSCLSTHKKNFGKNVTFRETFDEALCSDVKRNRNGNSYDNETALRGSLKSQIKSNCSCEKSEFDGESDIKSMYIDAPKKKLLTLTSDSLVLSDDKKSDGVAVTGNEVNPNEMQELEVQVVKDDLADHLSNLSNCVEGSGDCTHDACSLRCDSEMECSAKAVNDQSIDTFHEKGTATNQNSHDIASKNLNLLTGSFNMNGKDGLQEREPNNNFSTPTENYKDCSPMGNCHWLKLFEEEFPRRSPRLQTTPNLRCQDDTSYVGHVVRPRKTKESHSQKSRAKKEGYQNKTTETTSTPKTKDISVQLGLAKGNISDDFIFPRPCLELTKSGGPLGIVVDFSLPDKEFVKLKLAKVKNALLADRESSNVSYTKGVAQTPVNKLGENSKPQDGKSATGEKRNEVYEPMEHYKTVEMVENLEASVSQGGFVVLDDEIKLREIEIKSSGNKVEKVKSEIIVKEESTTIFLQSNEQSGCYSSSVDYDRLQDMTPEDTCVKASSSSKQISHEGDSYNNNKKANRISTGENDKLKEFSHKARTDINESLKDKISQQKTETSENGSGREFSNQGESPDQASKTRTGANENCRLLNVLFDSAAQTTPRNLCEEEFHNSFQGVSSPPPTREPCIGDQATPHGKMCEPLESSQRSHSCMVSAEDSTQHHDAPVSMTICLQHCINGEDNKVRSLSLSSYEPSPRKATSSLAQNKRDVLAVCLAHLVVIWTLTPGLQWTVMHKWNLSLSGEEEFVSVQFVPLKSHVVLLVGGNFSTGTGRILGYSEEGDYSLDLINADEGKKPLFSSMCLLQRNLEPSVNELEDVELMIGGTASDKVTLTKWSLDGSCLWIATTF
- the LOC138060273 gene encoding uncharacterized protein isoform X2; this encodes MHFFVSNSMSEKDEVIRKRLLELEKKHARAVRKLQSAERRRQRRQTFHGFSVQDENTDSLSAQNTSSALPYHEALNSPDIKKPSCLSTHKKNFGKNVTFRETFDEALCSDVKRNRNGNSYDNETALRGSLKSQIKSNCSCEKSEFDGESDIKSMYIDAPKKKLLTLTSDSLVLSDDKKSDGVAVTGNEVNPNEMQELEVQVVKDDLADHLSNLSNCVEGSGDCTHDACSLRCDSEMECSAKAVNDQSIDTFHEKGTATNQNSHDIASKNLNLLTGSFNMNGKDGLQEREPNNNFSTPTENYKDCSPMGNCHWLKLFEEEFPRRSPRLQTTPNLRCQDDTSYVGHVVRPRKTKESHSQKSRAKKEGYQNKTTETTSTPKTKDISVQLGLAKGNISDDFIFPRPCLELTKSGGPLGIVVDFSLPDKEFVKLKLAKVKNALLADRESSNVSYTKGVAQTPVNKLGENSKPQDGKSATGEKRNEVYEPMEHYKTVEMVENLEASVSQGGFVVLDDEIKLREIEIKSSGNKVEKVKSEIIVKEESTTIFLQSNEQSGCYSSSVDYDRLQDMTPEDTCVKASSSSKQISHEGDSYNNNKKANRISTGENDKLKEFSHKARTDINESLKDKISQQKTETSENGSGREFSNQGESPDQASKTRTGANENCRLLNVLFDSAAQTTPRNLCEEEFHNSFQGVSSPPPTREPCIGDQATPHGKMCEPLESSQRSHSCMVSAEDSTQHHDAPVSMTICLQHCINGEDNKVRSLSLSSYEPSPRKATSSLAQNKRDVLAVCLAHLVVIWTLTPGLQWTVMHKWNLSLSGEEEFVSVQFVPLKSHVVLLVGGNFSTGTGRILGYSEEGDYSLDLINADEGKKPLFSSMCLLQRNLEPSVNELEDVELMIGGTASDKVTLTKWSLDGSCLLVEGSQTFGPLHSDTGLSSLQPVKGSHCLLLGITDVNLYLWNHKSFQLLRSFNLETLGLGGMFCLKVIAQRGLLFLMMASNSDQKHDFVNTNGDACSLYALNPKNSKVVCLERFCLSERVSVVGTNGQYIAAGIQGRGKVSMWNIRDSGRNATLNVFQDDQVSCIGCHQDMTLVAFGSINGCVHVFSLC